In the Centroberyx gerrardi isolate f3 chromosome 9, fCenGer3.hap1.cur.20231027, whole genome shotgun sequence genome, one interval contains:
- the cist1 gene encoding putative LOC729966 homolog, translating into MPAAMRLTVLISMFLVSVCQDGITSSAARRTTSAPTSLTHSAAPTKNHLISSTPETSGSPHPVTSAATSAATPAVTSKKSSSPPPSSGSPRTSGASTETQASTSSTAAATNQTSNDTTSHVSTPPSPSEIATATATATATATATATATVNSTVNSTAALPYNGGKDLASNPGLVAVLCIFCIVVGLVLVVVTIKCVRSRRSNFERLEDDLPMGKVNEESPFARYSK; encoded by the exons ATGCCTGCAGCAATGCGCCTCACTGTGCTGATATCGATGTTTCTGGTCTCAGTCTGTCAGG ATGGCATCACTTCCTCTGCAGCCAGGCGGACGACGTCGGCGCCAACGAGCCTGACGCACTCCGCCGCTCCAACGAAAAACCACTTGATCTCATCGACGCCAGAAACCAGCGGGTCGCCACACCCCGTCACCTCTGCTGCCACCTCTGCTGCCACTCCTGCTGTCACCTCTAAGAAAAGCTCTTCGCCGCCGCCGTCTTCCGGTTCCCCCCGTACGTCCGGTGCATCAACAGAAACCCAGGCCAGCACTTCCTCTACCGCAGCAGCGACTAACCAGACGTCCAACGACACGACTTCCCATGTATCAACGCCGCCATCCCCTTCAGAGAtcgccaccgccaccgccaccgccaccgccaccgccaccgccaccgccaccgccaccgtAAACTCCACCGTAAACTCCACTGCAG ctcttCCGTATAACGGAGGTAAAGACTTGGCGTCGAACCCCGGCCTCGTCGCCGTCCTCTGCATATTCTGCATCGTCGTCGgcctggtgctggtggtggtcACTATAAAGTGTGTCCGATCACGGAGGTCCAACTTTGAGCGGCTTGAAGACGACCTGCCGATG GGCAAAGTGAACGAAGAGTCTCCGTTCGCCCGTTACTCAAAATAA